Within Pseudomonas alloputida, the genomic segment CCCGCCATGCGGGCGCGCATCAAGGTGTCGGCCTTCACGCGAGGCGTGACCGTAGCCGAACTGCTGCGCGACCTGCTGGAGCGGGAGTTTCCCCCGGAGGGCACGCCGTGAACGCATCCGCTTCGACCGCCCACACCCCCAAAGCAAGTGCGCCCACGGCTGCGCCGCCGCCGGCGCCTTCGACACTCGCCGGCCAGGCCGGCAACGTGCCGCTGACGCGCGTGGCGCTGGCCTACATCGAACCGCGCTTCAAGCTCTACCTGCGCTTCGGCGAACCGGCGCGCACGCTCCAGCTCGACCGCTGGCGGCGCTGCGCCGTGTTCCTGCCGAACGCGGTTCTGTGCCGCATCCGTTGGCAGGCCAACGACTACGGCACGATCCGCTGGCAGCTCATGGTGATGCAGACCGCCACGCCGCTGGACGCCGTGCAGCGCATCCCCGGCGTGCAGCCGGGCGCGCGTCTGCTGCTGCACGCCGAAGGCGATGCCAACGTGCGCGCCGTGCTGGAACGCATCGACGGCATCGAGGCGCTGGGCATCGCAGCCGCAGACACATCGCCCGCGTACTGGCGCACGCTCGCGAACCGGCTCGCAGCGCGCTCGGCGCTACCCACATACACCGCAGAACGGCACGCCGCCTGGCTGGCCGGGAGGGCATTGCCATGACCACGATTTCCACGACCGGCCCCGTGCCGCATCCTCGCTCGCGCCTGCGCGCTCGCCTCGTGCTGGCAGGCTTCGCCACCGTCGGCCTCGCTGCGCTGGCCTGGGCGGCGTTCGTGCAGCCCCTGCCGCGAATGGCCTACAACCCGTCCGACAGCGTGGCGGTCGGTTGGTATCGCATCGAACCGTTCGACCCGCGCACCGCCTCGCGGCCACGTCCGCTGTCCGTGGACAGCATCGTGCTGATGCCGCTGCCCGACAGGGCCGCCATGCTGGCTGCGCAGCGCGGCTACCTGCCGACCCGCGTTCCGCTGCTCAAACGTGTGGGCGCAGTCGCGCCACAACACGTTTGCATCGTCGCCGGCCAGGTTCGCATCGACGGCGTGCCGGTGGCCGCCGCCCTGCCTGCCGACCGGCTGGGCCGGCCGCTGCCATCCTTGCAGCTTTGCCGCCGTCTCCAACCGGGCGAACTGTTCCTGTTGAGCGCGACCAACCCGGCGTCGTTCGACAGCCGCTATTTCGGGCCGGTCAGCGCGTTCGCCGTGATCGGCGTTGCGCATCCGATCTGGCTGGAGACACGTCCATGATGGCCGCCGATTCGCTGCACTTTGCCGCGCCTCTCATCGTGCCATCGGGCATGTCGTTCTACTGTTCGTCGCCGTGTCGTCGCGCGTGCAGTGCGGGTGCATTCGCACCGCACTTCGCGCTGCCTTCGGCGCAGCCGCCCAACGTGCAGGCGTCTTGCCTCGAACGCGCCTGGCCTGCGGCCATTGGCGTGTTCGCCGGCGGGCTGGCTGCTCGTGCAGCAGCGCCGCCGGGCCGCCGATGCCCGGAGCGGGAGCGAGGGGCAAAGGCGGAAGGCAAGACAAAAGGGTTCGGCACTCTGCCGCCCGCAAAGCCAGTCTGCACGTGGGGGTGGCGCGGCACGGCGCGGCTTCGCCGCCGTGCCGCGTGGGGCGCGAGGCACGCGCCGATGCAGGCATGTCCGCGTGCTTCGCACGCTCGGACACGCCGGAGCTTGCAGGGAGCACAGCCATGACCGACCGCGGCGACCATGATTTCTGGGTGCGCCCTGGCGCGCCGAAGAACCGAGGCAAAGGCCAGGGCCAGAGCTTCGTTTCCAAGGTGCTCAAGCAGGCTGGCAAGGCCAGCGGCGGCAAGTCGGCGGTGCGCCGTCCTACCGCTGGCGGGAGCGGCCAGCACGCCGGCCAGCGGCCCGGCTCACGGCTTGGACGCGGCCATACGGCGGCGCGCTTCGCAGGCGCAAAGCTGACCCCTATGTCACGGCGCGTGACCATCAAGACGCTGCTGGTCAACCAGCGCAACGCCAGTCCGCAGTCGCTCGCCAAGCACCTGCGCTACATCGAGCGCGACGGTGCCGGCCGGAACGGCGAGCCGGGCCGTGCCTACGGGCCGCAGACCGACGAAGCCGACCTCGATGCCTTCAAGGAACGCTGCCAGGACGACCGACATCATTTCCGCTTCATCGTCTCACCTGAAGACAGTGCGGAGCTGGACGACCTGCGCACCTACACCCGGCACCTGATGAACCGGATGGAGGCCGACCTGGGGACGCGGCTGGATTGGGTGGCGGTCGATCACTGGAACACCGACAACCCGCACACGCACCTGATCGTGCGCGGACGCGACGATACCGGCAAAGACCTCATCATCGCGGGCGACTACATCGCCCACGGCTTCCGCCATCGCGCCGCCGAGCTGGCGACGGAATGGCTGGGGCCGCGCACCGAACTGGAGATCCAGCAGACCTTGCAGCGCGAGGTGGAGCAAGAGCGGTGGACGAGCCTCGACCGCACGTTGCAGCGCGAGGCCGGCGAGGATGGCCGGGTGCAGATCGAACGCTTCAACGAACCCCGGCTGCAACGCCAGCGCCTGCTGCTGATCGGCCGCCTGCAACACTTGCAGCGCCTGGGCCTGGCCGACGAGGTGCAGCCCGGCACCTGGGCCGTCCATGCGGACGCGGAGAAGACCTTGCGTGCCCTGGGCGAGCGTGGCGACATCATCCGAACGATGCAGCGGGCCATGAGCGGCAAGCCTCGCGAGCTGGCGGTGTTCGAGCCGGGCGACGACGGCCGCACTATCGTCGGTCGCGTGGCTGCTAAGGGTCTGGCCGACGAGCTGCACGACCGCGGCTATCTGGTCATCGACGGGTTGGACGGCAAAGCCCACTACGTCGCGTTGGACGCCCGCGACGAGCTGGCGAACTATCCCATCGGCGCGGTGGTGGAGGTACGCGGTTCCGCCGAGGTGCGGGCGGCCGACAAGAACATCGCCACGCTGGCGAGCAATGGCCTGTACCGCACCGATCACCACCTGGCGATCGAGCAAGGCCGAGCCAAGCCCGGCCGCGACCCGCAAGAGGCTGTGGCGGCCCATATCCGCCGGCTGGAAGCCCTACGGCGGGCCGGCATCGTGGAGCGCGTGGCCGAGGGGTTATGGAAGGTGCCGGACGACTTGGCCGAGCGTGGCCGCCAGTACGACGCGCAGCGGCTGGGCGGCGTGGCGGTCGAACTGAAATCGCATCTGCCGATTGAACGGCAGGCCCGCGTCATCGGCGCGACCTGGCTGGATCAGCAGTTGATCGGCGGCGGCAAGGGACTGGGCGACCTGGGCTTTGGCGGCGATGCTAGGCAAGCCTTGCAGCAGCGCGCCGACTTCCTCGAAGAACAGGGGCTGGCCCAGCGGCGCGGGCAGCGGCTGATTCTCTCCCGGAATCTGCTGGAAACGCTGCGCAATCGGGAGCTGGCGCAGGCCGCCCAGCA encodes:
- a CDS encoding DUF2840 domain-containing protein, encoding MNASASTAHTPKASAPTAAPPPAPSTLAGQAGNVPLTRVALAYIEPRFKLYLRFGEPARTLQLDRWRRCAVFLPNAVLCRIRWQANDYGTIRWQLMVMQTATPLDAVQRIPGVQPGARLLLHAEGDANVRAVLERIDGIEALGIAAADTSPAYWRTLANRLAARSALPTYTAERHAAWLAGRALP
- a CDS encoding S26 family signal peptidase codes for the protein MTTISTTGPVPHPRSRLRARLVLAGFATVGLAALAWAAFVQPLPRMAYNPSDSVAVGWYRIEPFDPRTASRPRPLSVDSIVLMPLPDRAAMLAAQRGYLPTRVPLLKRVGAVAPQHVCIVAGQVRIDGVPVAAALPADRLGRPLPSLQLCRRLQPGELFLLSATNPASFDSRYFGPVSAFAVIGVAHPIWLETRP
- a CDS encoding relaxase/mobilization nuclease domain-containing protein, which translates into the protein MTDRGDHDFWVRPGAPKNRGKGQGQSFVSKVLKQAGKASGGKSAVRRPTAGGSGQHAGQRPGSRLGRGHTAARFAGAKLTPMSRRVTIKTLLVNQRNASPQSLAKHLRYIERDGAGRNGEPGRAYGPQTDEADLDAFKERCQDDRHHFRFIVSPEDSAELDDLRTYTRHLMNRMEADLGTRLDWVAVDHWNTDNPHTHLIVRGRDDTGKDLIIAGDYIAHGFRHRAAELATEWLGPRTELEIQQTLQREVEQERWTSLDRTLQREAGEDGRVQIERFNEPRLQRQRLLLIGRLQHLQRLGLADEVQPGTWAVHADAEKTLRALGERGDIIRTMQRAMSGKPRELAVFEPGDDGRTIVGRVAAKGLADELHDRGYLVIDGLDGKAHYVALDARDELANYPIGAVVEVRGSAEVRAADKNIATLASNGLYRTDHHLAIEQGRAKPGRDPQEAVAAHIRRLEALRRAGIVERVAEGLWKVPDDLAERGRQYDAQRLGGVAVELKSHLPIERQARVIGATWLDQQLIGGGKGLGDLGFGGDARQALQQRADFLEEQGLAQRRGQRLILSRNLLETLRNRELAQAAQHIAADSGLEHRHVTDGQRVAGIYRRSVMLASGRYALLDDGMGFSLVPWRPIIEPRLGQQIAATVRGGGVSWEVGRQRGPGIGSGP